From the genome of Nicotiana sylvestris chromosome 2, ASM39365v2, whole genome shotgun sequence, one region includes:
- the LOC104249882 gene encoding zinc-finger homeodomain protein 6, whose translation MEHTGQDKDMGMPNCIGFNSSHLNQQESTPFAAAKLPTAPIVSSLPDRTRNEQISHGNTIFSPNQTLDHQHNLTPNSDPDPTIIAAQLRQQSTTSASDRNSSIRYKECLKNHAASMGGHVLDGCGEFMPSGEEGTPEYLKCAACDCHRNFHRKETEDELQTAGVYRNNSNSHRVHIQTPPSLPVPPQQQHHHKYSHNYSRGPMPPVMMNFGGNTGVPAESSSEDLNMFHSNAGGQGVIQPCAFSVSKKRFRTKFTQQQKEKMQEFAEKLEWRIQKQDEQEVQQFCNEVGVKRQVFKVFMHNCKQAIKRKQT comes from the coding sequence ATGGAACACACAGGTCAAGACAAGGATATGGGCATGCCCAATTGTATCGGTTTTAATTCATCTCACCTCAACCAGCAAGAATCAACACCCTTTGCTGCAGCCAAACTCCCCACTGCTCCTATAGTTTCAAGTCTACCAGATAGAACAAGAAATGAACAAATTAGCCATGGAAATACCATATTCAGTCCTAACCAAACCCTAGATCATCAGCATAATCTTACTCCAAATTCAGATCCAGATCCGACTATTATTGCAGCACAGCTTCGACAACAATCGACAACCTCAGCAAGCGACAGGAACAGCTCCATCCGATACAAAGAATGTCTCAAGAATCATGCGGCAAGCATGGGAGGACATGTCCTCGATGGTTGCGGAGAATTCATGCCAAGTGGAGAAGAAGGAACCCCAGAATACCTGAAATGTGCAGCTTGTGATTGCCACCGCAATTTCCATCGGAAAGAGACTGAGGACGAATTACAAACAGCTGGTGTGTATAGAAATAATAGCAACAGCCACCGTGTACACATCCAGACTCCGCCTTCTCTTCCAGTTCCGCCGCAGCAGCAACACCATCATAAGTACTCTCACAACTATTCTAGAGGTCCGATGCCACCAGTGATGATGAACTTCGGAGGGAACACCGGAGTTCCGGCTGAATCATCGAGTGAAGATCTGAACATGTTTCACTCGAACGCCGGAGGACAAGGGGTGATTCAACCTTGTGCTTTTTCGGTGTCAAAGAAGAGATTTCGAACGAAATTCACTCAACAGCAGAAGGAGAAAATGCAAGAATTTGCTGAGAAGCTGGAATGGAGGATTCAGAAACAAGATGAGCAAGAAGTGCAGCAGTTCTGTAACGAAGTGGGCGTGAAGAGACAAGTGTTTAAGGTATTTATGCACAACTGCAAACAAGCTATCAAGAGGAAACAAACTTAA
- the LOC138885185 gene encoding uncharacterized protein, producing the protein MSCGRGRGGASSSSSPQNRIYALARRHDEESSPDVIIGILSVSSYDIYALIDPGSTLSYVTPLVAAFLGHIISGEGTRVDTQKIEAVKTWPRPTTSTEVRSFLGLAGNYRRFVEGFSSLSAPLTKLTRKGARFQWTDACEWSFQALKDRLTSAPVLTLSEGTDGYVIYCDASGIGLGCVLMQHGTTKMYHDIREVYLWDGMKKNIAEFVAQCPNYRGAQFTANFWRSFQNGLGTQVSLSTIFHPQTDGQPESTIQTLEDILRACVIDFKGSWDDHLPLIEFTYNYSYHSNIQMAPYEALYGRKSQSRQKSYSDVRQQDLEFGVDDWVFLKVSPIKGVMRFGKKGKLSLWCIGPYRIIRRVGQVAYELELPSELDSVHPIFHVSILQKCIGDLT; encoded by the exons ATGAgttgtggtagaggtagaggcggagcatctagctcgagcagccctcagaaccgcatttatgcattggcaAGACGGCATGACgaagagtcatcgcctgatgttattataggtatattatcagtctcctcatatgatatatatgcactgattgacccaggttccaccttgtCATATGTTACTCCGCTAGTTGctg ctttccttggtcATATTATTTCGGGTGAAGGTacccgggtggatacacaaaagattgaggcagtaaagacttggcctagacctacaacatcgacagaggttcgtagctttctcggtttggcaggtaATTACAGAAGATtcgtggaaggattttcttccctttcagcacctttgacaaagttgactcggAAGGGAGCAaggtttcaatggactgatgcttgcgaatggagtttccaggcattaaaggacagattaacgtCAGCACCAGTTCTAACGCTTTcggaagggaccgatggttatgttatctattgtgatgcttcaggcattggattaggttgtgtgctgatgcagcatg Ggacaacaaagatgtatcatgatatcagggaagtgtatttgtgggatggaatgaaaaagaatatagcagagtttgttgctcagtgtcctaact atagaggagctcaatttacagctaacttctggaggtccttccaaaatggattggggactcaagtaagtcttagtacaatatttcatccccagacagacggacagccTGAgagtactattcaaacactggaggatatattacgagcttgtgtaatagacttcaaaggtagctgggatgatcatctgccactTATTGAGTTCACATATAATTATAGTTACCATTCcaatattcagatggctccatacgaagctctttatggacggaagt ctcagagtcgtcagaagtcatattctgatgtGCGGCAacaagatttagagttcggggttgatgactgggtattcttaaaggtgtcacctataaagggtgtgatgaggtttggtaagaaaggcaaacttagcctaTGGtgtattgggccttataggatcattcggagagtaggccaagtagcttatgagttagaattgccctcagaaTTGGACTCTGTCCATccgatttttcacgtatctatattacagaagtgcattggcgatcttACCTGA
- the LOC104249881 gene encoding late embryogenesis abundant protein At3g53040, producing the protein MGKRTALFVVSVVGMLAVSWCWGEEAAEKANMAAGEMNNKGQQVKQSASEAMDDAKEKTGSWADWVAGKFSQCQDEAQGLMDKAKDTASNARDSINTAAHGTQKYGSQKASEMADMASDKYGDAKNLASEKANQAMDAAADTTRHASERGKENAYDAYAYASEKTGKATNMATDFAKDKAHDAYASASAKAGRATNVASDMAADAKERAKHKAFDANDFAKEKAHDVYASASDKAGRATNIASDMAADAKERIKDKAYDAHDFAKEKAHDAYASTSDKAGRATNIASEMAANAKDKAYDAKDFAKEKAHDAFASALDKAGRATDVASDMAASAKERAKDKAYDANDFAKEKVHDAYATASDKAGRATNIASDIAADAKERAKHKAYEANDFASEKAHDAVNAASEMGSSAKEKVKDKAYNAYGFANNKAGQAMEKASDMAGDAKEIGKDKAYDAYGYAYDKMDQARDGASNIAGNSKDTMKAKASDASYDFASGKADKTIRMATDRANDAKEKAFDGYEGAKSKAYETYRSAKHNMNEQVKDKYETAKEKASEATGKVGAKMRSGGKEL; encoded by the exons ATGGGGAAGAGGACAGCATTATTTGTAGTGTCGGTGGTGGGGATGTTGGCCGTGAGCTGGTGTTGGGGAGAGGAGGCGGCGGAGAAAGCAAATATGGCGGCGGGAGAGATGAATAACAAAGGTCAACAGGTTAAGCAAAGTGCTTCTGAAGCAATGGACGATGCTAAAGAGAAGACTGGCTCTTGGGCTGATTGGGTCGCTGGCAAATTCTCACA GTGTCAAGACGAGGCCCAAGGGTTAATGGATAAGGCTAAGGATACCGCATCAAATGCAAGAGATTCCATAAATACTGCAGCACATG GAACCCAAAAGTATGGTTCTCAAAAGGCCAGTGAAATGGCTGACATGGCATCCGACAAATATGGTGATGCTAAAAATCTTGCTTCCGAGAAGGCCAATCAAGCTATGGATGCAGCTGCAGATACCACTCGTCACGCCAgtgaaagaggaaaagaaaatgcATATGACGCTTATGCCTATGCATCGGAGAAAACTGGTAAAGCCACAAACATGGCTACCGATTTCGCCAAAGATAAAGCTCATGATGCTTATGCCTCCGCATCTGCTAAGGCAGGTCGAGCCACTAACGTTGCTTCTGATATGGCTGCTGACGCCAAAGAAAGAGCCAAACATAAAGCTTTTGATGCCAATGATTTTGCCAAAGAGAAAGCTCATGATGTTTATGCCTCGGCATCTGATAAGGCAGGTCGAGCCACTAACATTGCTTCAGATATGGCTGCTGACGCCAAAGAAAGAATTAAAGATAAGGCTTATGATGCCCATGATTTTGCCAAAGAGAAAGCTCATGATGCTTATGCCTCCACATCGGATAAGGCAGGTCGAGCCACAAACATTGCTTCAGAGATGGCCGCTAACGCCAAAGATAAAGCTTATGATGCCAAAGATTTTGCCAAAGAGAAGGCTCATGATGCTTTTGCCTCGGCATTGGATAAGGCAGGTCGAGCCACAGACGTTGCTTCAGATATGGCCGCTAGCGCCAAAGAAAGAGCCAAAGATAAAGCTTATGATGCCAATGATTTTGCCAAAGAGAAAGTTCACGATGCTTATGCTACCGCATCGGATAAGGCAGGTCGAGCCACAAACATTGCTTCAGATATTGCCGCTGACGCCAAAGAAAGAGCCAAGCATAAGGCTTATGAGGCCAATGATTTTGCCTCTGAGAAGGCGCACGATGCAGTAAATGCAGCTTCCGAAATGGGTAGTTCAGCTAAAGAGAAGGTTAAGGATAAAGCTTATAATGCCTATGGTTTTGCAAATAACAAAGCAGGTCAAGCAATGGAAAAGGCTTCAGACATGGCCGGTGATGCCAAAGAAATTGGTAAAGACAAAGCTTATGATGCTTATGGATATGCATATGACAAGATGGACCAAGCAAGGGACGGGGCTTCTAACATTGCTGGTAATTCAAAAGACACTATGAAAGCCAAAGCATCCGATGCATCATATGATTTTGCCTCCGGTAAAGCGGATAAAACCATACGAATGGCTACTGATAGAGCCAACGATGCGAAAGAGAAAGCATTTGATGGATATGAGGGTGCGAAATCAAAGGCTTATGAAACTTATAGGTCTGCTAAGCATAACATGAATGAACAAGTCAAGGATAAGTATGAAACTGCAAAAGAGAAGGCTTCGGAAGCTACAGGCAAAGTTGGAGCAAAGATGAGAAGTGGCGGTAAAGAATTATGA